From Nyctibius grandis isolate bNycGra1 chromosome 27, bNycGra1.pri, whole genome shotgun sequence, one genomic window encodes:
- the IL10 gene encoding interleukin-10, whose amino-acid sequence MPTWPALLLLLLATSTPPAHGSAPEPTCLHFPQLLPAKLKELRVKFEEIKDYFQSKDDELSIQLLSSELLDEFKGTFGCQSVSEMMRFYTEEVLPSAMRTSSHHQQSMGDLGNLLLSLKATMKRCHRFFTCEKSSKAIKHIKETFDKMNENGIYKAMGEFDIFINYIEEYLLMKRRK is encoded by the exons ATGCCCACCTGGCCAgcactgctcctgctgctcctggccaccagcaccccGCCGGCCCACGGCTCGGCCCCCGAGCCCACCTGCCTCCACTTCCCGCAGCTCCTGCCCGCCAAGCTCAAAGAGCTGAGGGTCAAGTTTGAGGAAATCAAGGATTATTTT CAATCAAAAGATGATGAACTTAGCATCCAGTTGCTCAGCTCCGAACTGCTGGATGAATTTAAG GGGACCTTCGGCTGCCAGTCGGTGTCGGAGATGATGCGGTTCTACACAGAGGAGGTCCTGCCCAGCGCCATGAGGACCAGCTCACACCACCAGCAGAGCATGGGCGacctgggcaacctgctgctGAGCCTGAAGGCAACGATGAAGCGCTGT CACAGATTCTTCACGTGCGAGAAGAGCAGCAAAGCCATAAAGCACATTAAGGAGACGTTCGATAAG ATGAACGAGAACGGGATCTACAAGGCCATGGGCGAGTTCGACATTTTCATCAACTACATCGAAGAGTACTTGCTGATGAAGAGAAGGAAGTGA
- the LOC137674253 gene encoding interleukin-20-like yields the protein MKGSHVFLCLLSLSCWLNLIPTAGNKIFHLGPCRVSMSTAEIRSGFTAIKANIQARDLIRTLSILSHPHSLHKVKSSDRCCITHHLFNFYVDKVFKHCKTEDSYVNRKISSIANSFLSMRRKLGQCHEQNKCMCGQESAEKFKQILANYEGLNVTSAAMKSLGELDILLDWMEKAH from the exons ATGAAGGGATCCCACGtgttcctctgcctcctctccctgtcGTGCTGGTTGAATTTGATACCGACAGCTGGGAACAAAATCTTCCACTTGGGACCCTGCAGGGTCTCCATGAGCACGGCTGAGATCAGGTCTGGTTTCACCGCCATTAAAGCCAACATC CAAGCCAGAGACCTCATCAGGACCCTGAGCATCTTGTCTCACCCGCACTCTCTGCACAAGGTTAAG TCTTCAGATAGGTGCTGCATCACCCACCACCTCTTCAACTTTTACGTGGACAAAGTTTTCAAACACTGCAAGACCGAGGATTCATATGTCAACCGAAAAATCAGCAGCATAGCCAACTCCTTCCTCAGCATGAGGAGGAAGCTTGGGCAGTGT CATGAGCAAAATAAGTGCATGTGTGGACAGGAATCTGCTGAGAAATTTAAGCAAATACTTGCAAACTACGAAGGG CTGAATGTCACATCTGCAGCAATGAAATCCCTGGGCGAGCTGGACATCCTACTAGACTGGATGGAGAAAGCTCATTAG